TCTTCCCGGAACTTATGCTCCGAAATCCGTTGCTGCAGGTCTTTGTTGGTCGCCGCAATCACTCGCACGTCCAGGTGAATCGTGGCGCTGCTGCCTACGCGCTCCAGTTCGGAATCTTGCAGCACGCGCAGAAGCCTTTGCTGGGCGCTGGCGGACATCTCTCCAATTTCATTTAGAAAAATGGAACCGCCGTCGGCCAGTTCGAACCGACCTTTGCGGTCTTTGATGGCGCCTGTAAAAGAGCCTCGAATATGCCCGAACAGTTCCGATTCCAGCAGGGATTCGGGCAGGGAAGCGCAGTCCACTTTAATAAGAGGCTTGTTATGCCGCCGGCTCTGTTCGTGGATCTCCTGCGCCACTTGATCCTTGCCGGTTCCCGTCTCGCCGGTGATGAGCACGGTGCTGCGCGTCGGCGCCACCTGCTCGATGATGTGGAAGATGCGCTGCATGGCGGGGGATTTGCCCAAAAGGCGGCCGGAATAGCGCGCCACCTGCCGCCGCCACTCCTCCCGCTCTTCCACTAACTTCTTTTGTTCGAGAGCGCGATCTACGACGACGCGAAGTTCTTTAAGCCGGACGGGTTTGGTGATGTAATCCGCCGCCCCCAAGCGCATAGCTTCCACGGCGGTATCGACTTCGTTCAAGCCTGTCAGCATTAATACTTGCGTATCCGGTTTAATCTCCTTGATGTGTCTCAATACCTCGATGCCGTCTGCGCCGGGGAGCAAAATATCGCAAGTTACAAGATCAATATCGTGCAAAGAAAAAAGTTCGATGGCCTTCTCGCCGCTCTCCGCTTCGAGAAATTCATATCCTTTCCCCTCCAACGATTCCCTCACTACTTCGCGGGAAGAAGCGTCGTCGTCGATAATCAGGATGGTTCGCATGACCGCCACTACTTGCTCTCCTCGGGCTGTATGGTAGGTATTCGCCGATACAATGAACTCCGTGACA
The sequence above is drawn from the Candidatus Omnitrophota bacterium genome and encodes:
- a CDS encoding sigma-54 dependent transcriptional regulator, translating into MRTILIIDDDASSREVVRESLEGKGYEFLEAESGEKAIELFSLHDIDLVTCDILLPGADGIEVLRHIKEIKPDTQVLMLTGLNEVDTAVEAMRLGAADYITKPVRLKELRVVVDRALEQKKLVEEREEWRRQVARYSGRLLGKSPAMQRIFHIIEQVAPTRSTVLITGETGTGKDQVAQEIHEQSRRHNKPLIKVDCASLPESLLESELFGHIRGSFTGAIKDRKGRFELADGGSIFLNEIGEMSASAQQRLLRVLQDSELERVGSSATIHLDVRVIAATNKDLQQRISEHKFREDLYYRLRVVQIPICPLRERREDIPILAQAFLKRYSEETGKTLEHFSNDVMDLFFTYSWPGNVRELQHAVEHACIFAAGSSVSLRDLPEEIRQDRTPSLYRSDVRPVNNGNNIVIPIGTTLDDAELEIIRRTLNSVNGNKEEAARVLGLSRSSLYRRIPKLNQTDAPESEIPSLTSD